GCTGTTTCAGACCGGTTATCTGACCATTGCCGACACCCGTTGGCGGCGCTCGCGCCGGCTCTACCGGCTGCGGCTGCCCAACCAGGAGGTCAAGATGGCCCTGGCCGACCACCTCATCGACGGCTATCTGGGCACCTTGCCTGGTGGGCGCGACGCGCCCCAGGATGAACTCTATGATTGCCTCAGCGAGGGCGATGTCGCCGGTCTGATCGACGCGATCCGTCGGCTTTTTGCCGGCGTACCCTGGCGCAATTTCACCGGCAACAGCCTGCCCGAGGCTGAGGGCTATTATGCCAGCGTGCTCTATGCCTTCTTCGCCAGTCTCAACGCCGAGATCATCCCGGAAGACATCAGCAACCAGGGCCAGGTGGACCTGACCATCAAGCTGGCCGATTACATCTATGTGATCGAGATCAAGCTGATACATGGTCAGGCCCCACGCGAGCCGTCCCGAACGGCGCCGCCGACCGCACCGCTGCCGGGGGATGAGTGCGCGCCCGATCCGGTCCATGACGGCGGCGTCGGCAATCCCGCCCTGGCGCAGATCCGCGCCCGCGGCTACAGCGCCAAATATCGCGGTCTGCCGGGCAAGGGCCTGTTCGAGGTCGGGCTGGTGTTCGACAGTCAAGCGCGTAATCTGGTGCAGGCCGACTGGATGGCGGTGGTTTGACGGCTGCCCACCTAGCCCATAACCCTAGAAAGAGCAGTTCTCACACAGAGACACAAAGATCACAAAGATTTTCAACGCGATATCTAGGTCGAGGAGGTCGTCCGCGCGGTGACCGGCACAACGCCTTCTAATGATTTGTTTTTGTTTGTGTTCTTTGTGTTCTTTGTGTGAGCAATTCCCGGATTTAGGATGACCGAACCAATGGTAATCCCCTGGTGAGTCCCTTATGCACCCCGCTGACGCCATGAGAGTGGACCGCAATCACAGCGCCCAGGGGAGCGGCGGCGGGCCGGTCGCCGCGCGAACCCGCGACGAGGCGGCCCTGCAAGCGCGCGTCGTGGCCCACACCCGCGCCCTCCTGGCGCAGGGCGGGCACTGGCTGGGGATCAGCCCCCCGGAGGCGCAGATCCGCTTCGATCTGCGCGGACGTGCCGCCGGTCAGGCCCGCTTCAGCCCGCGCGGGCCCTGGGTGGTGCGTTACAATCCGGTGCTGCTCGGGGCCAACGCGGAGGATTTCCTGGCCACCACGGTCCCCCATGAGGTCGCGCACCTGGTCGCCTATGTCCGGCACGGGGCGCGCATCCGTCCCCACGGGCCCCAGTGGCGGGCAATCATGCAGTTCTTCGGCGTCGCGCCCGAGCGCTGTCACCGCTACGACCTGTCGGCGGTGCGCGGCCGTGCCCTCCAAGAGTTCGACTACCACTGCAACTGCCGCGGCCATCGCCTGAGCAGTATCCGCCACAACCGCGTCCTGGCCGGCGGGAGCTACATCTGTCGGCGCTGCGCGACTGCGCTACGCCCCGGTCTTCACCCCGGCGGGGGCGGGCACTTGAGACCTGACGAAGAAGTTTTGTCCGCAAATGAACGCAAATGAACGCAAATAAGACCAACGCCTCGCGGGCTCTTCAGCCTGAACAGGGCCGTCGATGCGTAAACGTGAATGCAGCGCGGAGAAGAGTCGGTGGCGTCGAAGGTGGGGTCAGTTCACGCCCTGGTGACGAATATCAGATCTCCAGGATATTCTCTTAATTTGCGTTCATTTGCGTTCATTTGCGGACAATACTCTTCGGCGGCGGGGGTCAGGAGGCCGCCGCCAGCGCCGCCAGGATACGTTCGACCTGCCCCGTGCAGTGCGCGATGTGACCGTCGATCTCGGCCATGGTGATCGCGCCCGCCGTCTTGCCGGCGGCCCAGTTGACGACGAAGGCGAGGCAGGCGTAACGCAGCCCCAATTCCCGGGCCAGGGCCGCCTCGGGCATGCCCGTCATACCCACCAGGTCACAGCCATCGCGCTCCATCCGGGTGATCTCCGCCGCCGTCTCCAGCCGCGGTCCTTGCGTCGCCCCATAGGTCGCGGCGGCGAGCGCCGGGACCCCGGCGGCGGCGCAGGCGCAGAGCAGGTCGTGGCGCAACCGCGGGCAGTAGGGTTCGGTGAAGTCCACATGGCGGACGGGGAGCGACTCGCCGTCGTGGAAGCTGTGCTCGCGCCCCCAGGTATAGTCGATGAGTTGGTCGGGGACGGCGAAGGTGCGCGGGCTCAAGCCCGCGGTGATGCCGCCGACGGCGGCCAGCCCCACCACGGGCCCGGCCCCGGCGGCGTGCAGGGCCCACAGATTCGCCCGGTAGTTGATACGGTGCGGCGGCAACCGATGGCCGTCGCCGTGGCGGGCAAGAAAAAGCACCGGTCGGCGGGCTAGGTGCCCGCGCAGGACCGGTGCCGAGAGGGGGCCGAAGGGGGTGTCCGGCCGGAGTTGCGCCGTGACCTCGAGGCCCCCCAGCCGCTGAAAGCCCGAACCCCCGATGATCGCAAGAAGACCTGTCACATGCACCGCGCCTCATGGAACATGCCGATCTCCACCAGTTTGGGGAAGAGGACCTGCTCCTCGCGTTCGATGCGCTGCCCGACCATCTCGAA
The DNA window shown above is from Candidatus Thiodictyon syntrophicum and carries:
- a CDS encoding SprT-like domain-containing protein encodes the protein MHPADAMRVDRNHSAQGSGGGPVAARTRDEAALQARVVAHTRALLAQGGHWLGISPPEAQIRFDLRGRAAGQARFSPRGPWVVRYNPVLLGANAEDFLATTVPHEVAHLVAYVRHGARIRPHGPQWRAIMQFFGVAPERCHRYDLSAVRGRALQEFDYHCNCRGHRLSSIRHNRVLAGGSYICRRCATALRPGLHPGGGGHLRPDEEVLSANERK
- a CDS encoding S-methyl-5'-thioinosine phosphorylase, which gives rise to MTGLLAIIGGSGFQRLGGLEVTAQLRPDTPFGPLSAPVLRGHLARRPVLFLARHGDGHRLPPHRINYRANLWALHAAGAGPVVGLAAVGGITAGLSPRTFAVPDQLIDYTWGREHSFHDGESLPVRHVDFTEPYCPRLRHDLLCACAAAGVPALAAATYGATQGPRLETAAEITRMERDGCDLVGMTGMPEAALARELGLRYACLAFVVNWAAGKTAGAITMAEIDGHIAHCTGQVERILAALAAAS